In Phlebotomus papatasi isolate M1 chromosome 1, Ppap_2.1, whole genome shotgun sequence, the following proteins share a genomic window:
- the LOC129802101 gene encoding spectrin beta chain isoform X2, whose protein sequence is MTTDISVVRWDPSQGTGGEYIDEYEYDGGNSSSRLFERSRIKALAEERETVQKKTFTKWVNSHLVRVNCRIQDLYVDMRDGKMLIRLLEVLSGERLPKPTKGKMRIHCLENVDKALQFLREQRVHLENIGSHDIVDGNSSLNLGLIWTIILRFQIQDITIEEVDNKETKSAKDALLLWCQMKTAGYQNVNVRNFTTSWRDGLAFNAIIHKHRPDLIQFDKLSKTNPMHNLNNAFNVAEDKLGLTKLLDAEDVFVEHPDEKSIITYVVTYYHYFSKMKQETVQGKRIGKVVGIAMDNEKMINDYETFTSDLLKWIESTIVQLGDRTFANSLLGVQQQLGQFANYRTVEKPPKFVEKGNLEVLLFTLQSKMRANNQKPYTPREGKMISDINKAWERLEKAEHERELALREELIRQEKLEQLAARFNRKASMRETWLSENQRLVSQDNFGFDLAAVEAAAKKHEAIETDIFAYEERVQAVVAVCDELEAERYHDIDRIVARKENVLRLWNYLLELLRARRMRLELSMQLQQNFQEMLYILDSMEEIKQRLLTDDYGKHLMGVEDLLQKHSLVEADINVLGERVKVVVQNSQRFLGEDVDGYKPCDPAIIVDRVQQLEDAYAELVRLAVERRSRLDESRQLWQFYWDMADEENWIKEKEQIVSTGDIGHDLTTIHLLLSKHKALESEIHSHDPQLMSVVSVGDELVRQGHFGADRIKDRLKEILAMWNHLLDLTAYRRKRLEDAVDYFQLFADADDIDNWMLDTLRLVSSEDVGRDEANVQSLLKKHKDVADELKNYADTIEQLHNQAQGLTLTDEEQKNVSERLAAIDARYKELMELSKLRKQRLLDALSLYKLMSEADGVEQWIGEKEKMLKTMTPGKDIEDVEIMKHRYDGFDKEMNANASRVAVVNQLARQLLHVEHPNSEEILARQNHLNQEWSKLRDQAEAKRDQLKSAHGVQTFYIECRETISWIEDKKRILNETDNLQMDLTGVMTLQRRLSGMDRDLAAIQAKLNALESEAAAIEGEHPEEAALIRERIAQIQLIWEQLTHMLKDRDSKLEEAGDLHRFLRDLDHFQAWLTKTQTDVASEDTPTSLPEAEKLLNQHQSIREEIDNYTEDYSKMMEYGEGLTSDPTQNEDPQYMFLRERLKALKDGWEELHQMWENRQVLLSQSLDQQLFNRDARQAEVLLSQQEHFLSKDDTPSNLEQAENQLKRHEAFLTTMEANDDKINTIVQVADTLVEKEHYDADKIHKRADLINQRRDANREKAVEQHDKLKNQLKLHEFLQDLEELTEWVQEKHIIAQDETYRSTKTIHSKWTRHQAFEAEIAANKERLFEAQKAAEELMKEKPEFRDIIEPKLKELSKQFDELETTTKSKGAELFDANREVLVQQTCDDIDSYITDLEKQIINTDTGNDLTSVNILMQKQQVIQTQMAVKARQVEEMDKQTDYLQKTIPTEQVEPLMTKKVAVAERFERIKAPLLERQKQLEKKKEAFQFRRDVEDEKLWINEKLPLANSSDFGSSLFNVHMLKKKNQSLATEIDNHEPRIHTICNNGQKLIDEGHEDSDEFKDLIRQLTEKWQELKDAIEARRKQLDNSEKIQQYFFDATEAESWMSEQELYMMVEDRGKDEISAQNLMKKHASLEQSVEDYAATIRQLGETARHLTSEQHPYVDAVSLKQSQLDKLYAGLKDLAGERRARLDEALQLFTLNREVDDLEQWIAERELVAVSQELGQDYDHVTLLWERFKEFAQDTAAVGGERVAKANGIADDLIHAGHSDAALIAEWKDNLNESWQDLLELIDTRTQMLAASRELHKFFHDCKDVLGRILEKQHGVSDELGRDAGSVSALQRKHNNFIQDLMTLYSQVQQIQEESAKLQASYAGDKAKEITNREHEVLAAWANLQGVCEARKAKLADTGDLFKFFNMVRTLMLWMEDVVRQMNTSEKPRDVSGVELLMNNHQSLKAEIDTREDNFAACVSLGRELLARNHYAAQDITDRLVQLTNSRNALLHRWEERWENLQLILEVYQFARDAAVAEAWLIAQEPYLMSTELGHTIDEVENLIKKHEAFEKSAAAQEERFSALERLTTFELKEMKRRQEAAEEAERQRKQAEADARAAEQAQAEAARQAEASARDSADAPGSPHSGREHEAVHENVMHDSGSNRKDGRSGDIGGHDIPPEVVPIGIMKKSSPRSQQRRGTPVTSPRGDPLTPGSGGSLKIGRRSRSKSPFRSFRWKRGSSRTIDDDEEDRPSPGAEDGAVEGSLTRKHEWESNMKKASNRSWDKVYCVCRNGRLSFYKDQKSVKAVPEQTFRGEAPLELTGASVDVASNYTKKKHVFRVKLANGAEFLLQAHDDSEMHQWVAALKAQCNQGAGGESRSQTLPASLQKEEQKKKSFFTLKKN, encoded by the exons ATTCAAGACATCACGATCGAGGAGGTGGACAATAAGGAGACAAAATCAGCAAAGGATGCCCTATTGCTGTGGTGCCAGATGAAAACAGCCGGCTATCAGAATGTCAATGTGAGAAATTTCACTACATCCTGGCGCGATGGTCTTGCATTTAATGCTATCATTCACAAACATCGTCCtgatttaattcaatttgacaAATTGTCCAAGACAAATCCAATGCACAATCTCAATAATGCCTTCAATGTGGCCGAAGATAAGTTGGGTTTGACAAAACTCCTAGATGCTGAGGATGTATTTGTTGAACATCCGGATGAAAAGTCAATAATCACTTATGTTGTGACCTACTATCACTACTTCAGTAAAATGAAGCAAGAGACGGTGCAGGGTAAGCGTATTGGAAAGGTCGTTGGTATTGCCATGGACAATGAGAAGATGATTAATGACTAtgagacatttaccagtgatcTATTGAAATGGATTGAAAGTACGATTGTTCAATTGGGTGATCGTACATTTGCCAATTCACTTTTGGGGGTGCAGCAGCAATTGGGTCAATTTGCCAACTATCGTACAGTTGAGAAACCACCTAAATTTGTGGAAAAGGGTAATTTGGAGGTGCTCCTGTTTACACTGCAGTCAAAAATGCGTGCAAACAATCAGAAACCCTATACACCCAGAGAGGGTAAAATGATTTCTGACATCAATAAGGCATGGGAGCGCCTCGAGAAGGCGGAACATGAGAGGGAGTTAGCACTTAGGGAGGAATTGATTAGGCAGGAGAAACTTGAACAATTGGCAGCTCGTTTCAATCGTAAGGCATCGATGAGGGAGACATGGCTATCGGAGAATCAACGTCTTGTCAGTCAGGAtaattttggttttgatttgGCTGCCGTAGAGGCTGCTGCCAAGAAGCACGAAGCCATTGAGACGGACATTTTTGCGTATGAGGAACGTGTGCAGGCTGTTGTGGCAGTTTGTGATGAACTTGAGGCGGAACGCTATCATGATATTGATCGTATTGTGGCTAGGAAGGAGAATGTTCTGCGTTTGTGGAATTATCTATTGGAATTGTTGCGAGCACGTAGAATGCGCCTTGAATTGTCAATGCAGCTACAACAGAACTTCCAGGAGATGCTATACATTCTGGATTCCATGGAGGAGATCAAGCAGCGTTTGTTGACCGATGACTATGGCAAGCATTTGATGGGTGTGGAGGATCTGTTGCAGAAGCATTCGCTGGTAGAGGCAGATATCAATGTTCTGGGTGAACGTGTAAAGGTAGTGGTGCAGAATTCTCAGCGATTCCTCGGGGAAGATGTCGATGGCTACAAGCCGTGCGATCCTGCGATAATTGTGGACCGAGTGCAACAACTCGAGGATGCCTATGCTGAATTGGTGCGACTGGCAGTTGAACGTCGTTCTCGTCTCGATGAATCCCGTCAACTGTGGCAATTCTACTGGGACATGGCTGATGAGGAGAATTGGATCAAGGAGAAGGAACAAATTGTCTCAACTGGAGATATTGGTCACGATTTGACCACAATTCATTTACTCCTTTCCAAGCACAAAGCCCTAGAGAGTGAGATTCACTCTCATGATCCACAGCTGATGTCCGTGGTGTCTGTTGGTGATGAATTGGTGCGTCAAGGACACTTTGGTGCTGACAGAATTAAGGATCGTCTCAAGGAGATTCTTGCTATGTGGAATCATTTGTTAGATCTAACGGCCTATCGTCGGAAGCGTCTAGAAGATGCTGTTGATTACTTCCAGCTCTTTGCTGATGCCGATGACATTGACAATTGGATGTTGGATACTCTGAGATTGGTGTCGTCCGAGGATGTTGGACGTGATGAGGCCAATGTACAGAGTTTGCTGAAGAAGCACAAAGATGTGGCTGATGAGTTGAAAAACTATGCTGATACAATTGAACAGTTGCATAATCAAGCCCAAGGACTCACTCTCACTGATGAGGAACAGAAGAATGTGTCTGAACGTTTGGCTGCCATTGATGCTCGTTACAAGGAACTCATGGAACTGTCGAAATTGCGCAAACAGCGTCTACTTGATGCTCTTTCCCTCTATAAACTCATGTCAGAGGCTGATGGTGTTGAACAATGGATTGGTGAAAAGGAGAAGATGCTGAAGACAATGACACCTGGAAAGGACATTGAGGATGTTGAAATTATGAAGCATCGTTATGATGGATTTGACAAGGAAATGAATGCCAATGCATCACGTGTAGCTGTGGTCAATCAATTGGCCAGGCAACTCTTACACGTTGAGCATCCTAATTCTGAGGAAATCCTCGCTAGACAGAATCATCTCAATCAAGAGTGGTCCAAGTTGCGTGATCAGGCTGAAGCGAAGCGTGATCAGTTGAAATCTGCCCATGGTGTGCAGACATTCTACATTGAGTGTCGTGAGACCATTTCGTGGATTGAGGACAAGAAGAGGATTCTCAATGAGACAGATAATCTTCAGATGGATTTGACTGGTGTAATGACACTCCAGCGTCGTCTCAGTGGCATGGACAGAGATTTGGCAGCAATTCAGGCCAAATTGAATGCCCTTGAAAGTGAGGCAGCTGCCATTGAGGGTGAACATCCAGAGGAGGCAGCACTGATTCGTGAACGTATCGCACAGATTCAGCTGATCTGGGAACAATTGACTCATATGCTGAAAGATCGTGACAGTAAACTCGAAGAAGCAGGTGATTTGCATCGCTTCTTGCGTGATCTGGATCACTTCCAGGCATGGTTGACCAAGACACAGACCGATGTTGCTAGTGAGGATACTCCTACATCTCTACCAGAGGCAGAGAAATTACTCAATCAACATCAAAGTATCCGTGAAGAGATTGACAATTACACAGAGGATTACAGTAAGATGATGGAATATGGCGAGGGATTGACATCTGACCCAACACAAAACGAAGATCCTCAGTACATGTTCCTGAGAGAGCGTCTAAAGGCCCTCAAGGACGGTTGGGAAGAGTTGCATCAGATGTGGGAGAATCGTCAAGTATTGCTGTCACAGAGTCTTGATCAGCAACTCTTCAATCGCGATGCACGTCAGGCTGAGGTTCTTCTCAGTCAACAAGAACACTTCCTCAGCAAGGATGATACACCATCGAATCTTGAACAGGCTGAGAATCAGCTGAAACGCCATGAAGCTTTCCTCACCACTATGGAGGCCAATGATGATAAGATCAACACAATTGTCCAAGTGGCAGATACTCTGGTAGAGAAGGAACACTACGATGCCGATAAGATTCACAAGAGGGCTGATTTGATCAATCAGCGTCGTGATGCAAATCGCGAAAAGGCCGTAGAACAGCACGATAAACTGAAGAATCAACTGAAACTTCATGAATTCCTGCAGGATCTCGAGGAATTGACCGAATGGGTGCAGGAAAAACATATCATTGCCCAAGATGAGACTTACAGGAGCACCAAAACCATCCACTCCAAGTGGACCAGACATCAGGCATTTGAGGCTGAAATTGCTGCAAATAAGGAGCGTCTGTTTGAGGCACAAAAGGCCGCAGAGGAACTCATGAAGGAAAAGCCTGAATTCCGGGATATTATTGAGCCAAAACTCAAGGAATTGAGCAAACAATTTGATGAACTTGAGACTACCACCAAGAGTAAGGGTGCTGAACTCTTTGATGCCAATCGTGAGGTTCTGGTTCAGCAGACATGTGACGACATCGATTCTTACATCACTGATTTGGAGAAGCAGATAATCAATACAGACACTGGAAATGACCTTACCTCGGTGAATATTCTCATGCAGAAGCAACAGGTGATTCAGACACAGATGGCCGTGAAGGCACGTCAAGTGGAGGAAATGGATAAACAGACAGATTATCTACAGAAGACTATTCCAACAGAACAAGTTGAACCACTAATGACCAAGAAAGTGGCAGTTGCTGAGAGATTTGAACGCATCAAGGCACCATTGCTGGAGCGTCAGAAGCAGTTGGAGAAGAAGAAGGAAGCTTTCCAGTTCCGTCGTGATGTTGAAGATGAGAAATTGTGGATTAATGAGAAACTCCCACTTGCGAATTCTTCAGACTTTGGTTCATCGCTCTTCAATGTGCACAtgctgaagaagaagaatcagAGTCTGGCCACAGAAATTGACAATCATGAACCACGCATTCATACAATTTGCAATAATGGACAAAAACTCATTGATGAGGGTCATGAGGATTCTGATGAATTTAAAGATCTCATCAGGCAGCTGACAGAGAAATGGCAAGAGCTTAAGGATGCCATTGAAGCACGTCGCAAGCAACTGGATAATTCAGAGAAGATTCAACAGTACTTCTTTGATGCTACTGAAGCTGAATCTTGGATGAGTGAACAGGAGTTGTACATGATGGTGGAGGATCGTGGCAAGGATGAGATAAGCGCACAAAATCTCATGAAGAAACATGCATCACTTGAGCAATCTGTTGAAGACTATGCAGCTACAATTCGTCAATTGGGTGAGACAGCTCGTCACTTAACTTCCGAACAGCATCCCTATGTAGATGCTGTATCCCTTAAACAGTCTCAGCTGGACAAATTGTATGCTGGACTCAAGGATCTGGCTGGAGAACGTCGAGCTCGTCTCGATGAGGCTCTTCAGCTGTTCACGTTGAACCGTGAAGTTGACGATCTTGAACAGTGGATTGCAGAGCGAGAACTTGTGGCGGTGTCTCAGGAACTCGGTCAGGATTATGATCATGTCACCCTACTTTGGGAGCGATTCAAGGAATTTGCCCAGGATACAGCTGCCGTTGGTGGGGAGCGTGTAGCCAAGGCTAATGGCATTGCTGATGATTTGATCCATGCTGGTCATTCAGATGCTGCTCTAATTGCCGAATGGAAGGACAATCTGAATGAATCTTGGCAGGATCTGCTCGAATTGATTGATACTAGAACACAAATGTTGGCAGCTTCCCGTGAACTCCATAAATTCTTCCATGACTGCAAGGATGTTTTGGGACGTATTCTTGAGAAGCAGCATGGTGTTTCTGATGAATTAGGTCGCGATGCTGGTTCCGTGTCGGCACTGCAGAGGAAGCACAATAACTTCATTCAGGATTTGATGACGCTCTACTCCCAAGTTCAGCAGATTCAGGAAGAATCGGCTAAATTGCAGGCCAGCTATGCTGGTGACAAGGCCAAGGAGATTACCAATCGTGAGCACGAAGTACTGGCAGCATGGGCTAATTTGCAGGGTGTCTGTGAGGCACGCAAGGCCAAGTTGGCTGACACTGGTGATCTCTTCAAGTTCTTCAACATGGTGCGTACTCTGATGCTGTGGATGGAGGATGTGGTGAGGCAGATGAATACGTCTGAGAAGCCCAGAGATGTGTCTGGTGTGGAGCTATTGATGAATAACCATCAGAGTCTCAAGGCTGAAATTGATACGCGCGAAGATAACTTTGCCGCTTGTGTGTCCTTGGGCAGAGAGCTTCTGGCTAGAAATCACTATGCTGCACAAGATATCACAGATCGTCTCGTCCAACTCACAAACAGTCGCAATGCACTGCTTCATCGTTGGGAAGAGCGTTGGGAGAATTTGCAGCTCA TCTTGGAGGTTTATCAATTCGCCCGAGATGCTGCTGTTGCTGAAGCATGGTTGATAGCACAAGAGCCATATCTGATGTCAACTGAACTGGGCCACACCATTGATGAAGTGGAAAATTTGATTAAGAAGCACGAGGCGTTTGAGAAATCAGCTGCTGCTCAAGAGGAACGATTTAGTGCTTTGGAGCGATTAACTACg TTTGAGCTCAAAGAGATGAAACGTCGTCAGGAGGCTGCTGAAGAGGCGGAAAGACAGCGCAAGCAAGCTGAAGCTGATGCACGTGCAGCTGAACAGGCCCAAGCTGAAGCTGCACGTCAGGCTGAGGCATCAGCTAGGGATTCAGCCGATGCACCTGGATCACCACATTCTGGACGTGAACACGAAGCCG TGCATGAGAATGTAATGCATGATTCAGGCAGTAATCGGAAGGATGGGAGAAGTGGCGACATTGGTGGTCATGATATTCCACCTGAAGTTGTTCCCATTGGGATTATGAAGAAATCCTCAC CTCGGTCTCAGCAAAGACGTGGTACTCCGGTAACATCACCGAGAGGAGATCCACTGACACCGGGCAGTGGGGGCTCCTTGAAAATTGGCCGAAGATCGCGTTCGAAGAGCCCGTTCCGTTCATTTAGATGGAAACGTGGTTCATCGCGCACGATTGATGACGACGAAGAAG ATCGTCCAAGTCCAGGAGCTGAAGATGGTGCTGTTGAAGGAAGTCTCACGAGGAAACACGAATGGGAGAGTAATATGAAGAAGGCGTCCAATCGATCATGGGATAAA GTTTACTGTGTGTGCCGAAACGGACGATTGTCATTCTACAAGGACCAAAAGTCGGTGAAAGCTGTTCCAGAACAGACTTTCCGTGGTGAAGCACCACTCGAGTTAACTGGCGCCAGTGTTGATGTGGCCAGTAACTACACGAAGAAAAAGCACGTGTTCAGAGTCAA